A single window of Pseudarthrobacter defluvii DNA harbors:
- a CDS encoding FAD-dependent oxidoreductase has product MSSSTTVGSAERPLRVAVVGSGPAGVYAADILTKSEAVKSGELTVSIDLFDRYPAPYGLIRYGVAPDHPRIKGIVNALHKVLDRGDIRFFGNVDYGTDLTIEDLRKHYDAVVFATGAIKDADLNIPGVELEGSFGGADFVSWYDGHPDVPREWPLDAKEIAVIGNGNVALDVARVLSKHADDLLVTEIPDNVYAGLKASPVTDVHVFGRRGPAQVKFTPLELRELSHSKDVDIILYPEDFEFDEESDRQIQTNNQTKTMVGTLTNWIAEQPEDLSELKASRRLHLHFLHSPVEIYDDAETPGKVAGIKFERTELDGTGNARGTGEHVDYPVQAVYRAIGYFGSALPDVEFDHKKGVVTNDGGRVLDTSGTHVPGLYATGWIKRGPVGLIGHTKGDALETVTYLLEDRENLPVASVPQEDAVTELLDARGVKFTSWEGWLALDAHELALGAAATEAGGSHGVEVKRERIKVVPRGDMVDISRDGVAAQV; this is encoded by the coding sequence GTGTCATCCAGCACCACCGTAGGATCTGCTGAGCGTCCGCTGCGCGTCGCCGTCGTGGGCTCCGGCCCGGCCGGCGTTTACGCCGCCGACATCCTCACCAAGAGCGAAGCCGTCAAGAGCGGCGAGCTGACCGTCAGCATCGACCTCTTCGACCGCTACCCGGCACCCTACGGCCTGATCCGCTACGGCGTGGCCCCGGACCACCCCCGCATCAAGGGCATCGTGAACGCCCTGCACAAGGTGCTGGACCGCGGCGACATCCGCTTCTTCGGCAACGTGGACTACGGCACGGACCTCACCATCGAGGACCTCCGCAAGCACTACGACGCCGTCGTCTTCGCCACCGGCGCCATCAAGGACGCGGACCTGAACATCCCCGGCGTCGAGCTGGAGGGCTCCTTCGGCGGCGCCGACTTCGTGTCCTGGTACGACGGCCACCCGGACGTGCCGCGTGAATGGCCGCTGGACGCCAAGGAAATCGCGGTCATCGGCAACGGCAACGTGGCCCTGGATGTGGCCCGCGTCCTGTCCAAGCACGCAGATGACCTGCTGGTGACCGAAATCCCCGACAACGTCTACGCCGGGCTGAAGGCATCGCCCGTCACCGACGTGCACGTCTTCGGCCGCCGCGGCCCCGCCCAGGTGAAGTTCACCCCGCTGGAGCTGCGCGAGCTGTCGCACTCCAAGGACGTGGACATCATCCTGTACCCGGAGGACTTCGAGTTCGACGAGGAATCGGACCGCCAGATCCAGACGAACAACCAGACCAAGACTATGGTGGGCACGCTCACCAACTGGATCGCCGAGCAGCCGGAGGACCTCTCCGAGCTTAAGGCTTCGCGCCGCCTGCACCTGCACTTCCTGCACAGCCCGGTGGAGATCTACGACGACGCCGAGACGCCCGGCAAGGTGGCCGGCATCAAGTTCGAGCGCACCGAGCTGGACGGCACCGGCAACGCCCGCGGCACCGGCGAGCACGTGGACTACCCGGTCCAGGCCGTCTACCGCGCCATCGGCTACTTCGGTTCCGCCTTGCCGGACGTGGAGTTCGACCACAAGAAGGGCGTAGTCACGAACGACGGCGGCCGCGTCCTGGACACGTCCGGCACCCACGTGCCGGGCCTCTACGCCACGGGCTGGATCAAGCGCGGACCGGTCGGCCTGATCGGGCACACCAAGGGCGACGCCCTGGAGACCGTCACCTACCTGCTGGAAGACCGCGAAAACCTGCCGGTGGCTTCAGTCCCGCAGGAGGACGCTGTCACCGAACTCCTCGACGCCCGCGGCGTGAAGTTCACCAGCTGGGAAGGCTGGCTGGCACTGGACGCCCACGAGCTGGCCCTCGGCGCGGCGGCCACCGAAGCCGGCGGCTCGCACGGCGTGGAGGTCAAGCGTGAGCGCATCAAGGTGGTGCCGCGCGGGGACATGGTGGACATTTCCCGCGACGGCGTCGCCGCCCAGGTCTAG
- a CDS encoding SRPBCC family protein, producing the protein MTQQLRVVSAVTGSAGQAFAALFRLLKLARPDRPIHPKGLGLAGELTRTGNPAGPSGIDWLDSPGQDQVAARFSRSVGLPQALPDILGLALRVSPTGSAGAGPADVLFASTGWGLPGRFLLMPRLDVAGATLTTLMPYRGRRGPVLLGLRTRSLPPGSLASGEWVLALHWAKPGGPWRECGELRLHAGADPADVPLRFDPLENQPPGADAYGWARRLRKPSYRAARQPAPPAVVHEKHPKRPEARAETFQESPTGRNSMSTVSLLFNSSTAAVWRVISDGWLYSGWVVGASRIRDVDAEWPRLGAQLHHSVGTWPLVINDSTKVTAVEPGRSLELVARGWPMGEAKVEITLEDRGNQCRVTIAEDAIHGPGKLMPKVLRDPLISARNRETLRRLELMAIGGAGK; encoded by the coding sequence ATGACCCAGCAGCTGCGCGTTGTTTCCGCCGTCACAGGGAGTGCCGGCCAGGCCTTTGCTGCCCTCTTCCGGCTCCTGAAACTCGCACGGCCGGACCGGCCCATCCACCCCAAGGGGTTGGGTTTGGCCGGAGAGCTCACCAGGACCGGCAACCCGGCCGGCCCCAGCGGGATCGACTGGCTGGACTCACCCGGCCAGGATCAGGTGGCTGCCCGCTTTTCGCGGTCCGTGGGCCTGCCGCAGGCGCTGCCGGACATCCTGGGCCTGGCCCTCCGGGTTTCCCCTACCGGATCGGCTGGTGCCGGACCTGCCGACGTCCTGTTTGCCTCCACCGGGTGGGGCCTGCCGGGCCGGTTCCTGTTGATGCCGCGGCTGGATGTCGCCGGCGCCACCCTGACCACGCTCATGCCGTACCGCGGCCGGCGGGGCCCCGTGCTGCTGGGCCTGCGGACGCGGAGCCTCCCACCGGGTTCGCTGGCTTCCGGGGAGTGGGTGCTGGCGCTGCACTGGGCCAAACCCGGAGGGCCGTGGCGCGAGTGCGGTGAACTGCGGCTGCACGCCGGGGCCGATCCTGCTGACGTCCCCTTGCGTTTCGATCCGCTTGAGAACCAGCCGCCCGGGGCTGATGCCTATGGGTGGGCGCGGCGCCTGCGGAAGCCCTCCTACCGGGCGGCACGGCAGCCCGCACCTCCCGCCGTCGTGCATGAAAAGCACCCAAAACGCCCCGAAGCCCGCGCCGAAACATTTCAGGAAAGCCCCACCGGAAGGAATTCCATGTCTACCGTCTCGCTGCTGTTCAACTCGTCCACCGCCGCCGTCTGGCGTGTCATCTCCGACGGCTGGCTGTACTCCGGCTGGGTGGTGGGCGCGTCCCGGATCAGGGATGTGGACGCAGAATGGCCGCGGCTCGGCGCACAACTGCACCACTCGGTAGGGACCTGGCCGCTGGTCATCAACGACAGCACCAAGGTGACCGCCGTGGAGCCCGGCCGCTCCCTGGAACTTGTGGCGCGCGGCTGGCCCATGGGCGAGGCCAAAGTGGAGATCACACTGGAGGACCGCGGGAACCAGTGCCGGGTGACGATTGCCGAGGACGCCATCCACGGGCCGGGCAAGCTCATGCCGAAGGTCCTGCGGGACCCGCTGATTTCAGCCCGCAACCGGGAGACCCTGCGGCGCCTGGAGCTCATGGCCATTGGCGGGGCGGGGAAATAG
- a CDS encoding DUF1206 domain-containing protein, with product MSDGESTLRQAADAVEEASNHKVLDVLARAGFAVMALLHVILGAIAIAIAFGHPGEAEPTGAIARLADNAWGPIVMWACVAACLGLAAWQASEATLRMRREPRKERLAKLVSSGFLAIAYGSVGLTFAGFAVGQRSDSGDNTRDFSASLMDHPAGPWILVALGLTILGIGIYFIVKGLRRGFKEELFHFDGTRRGRIIDSLGVIGHVAKGIALDLTGLLFIIAAAKHRPEESTGLDGSLKALQDHPFGPPLLVAIGAGFIAYGIFALIRARFGRM from the coding sequence ATGTCCGACGGCGAATCTACCCTCCGGCAGGCAGCGGACGCTGTCGAGGAGGCGTCCAACCACAAGGTCCTGGATGTGCTGGCCCGCGCCGGGTTTGCCGTCATGGCCCTGCTCCACGTCATCCTCGGCGCCATCGCCATCGCCATCGCTTTCGGACATCCGGGCGAGGCCGAACCCACGGGAGCCATCGCCCGACTGGCAGACAACGCGTGGGGCCCAATTGTGATGTGGGCGTGCGTGGCGGCCTGCCTGGGCCTTGCTGCATGGCAGGCCAGCGAGGCGACGCTCCGCATGCGCCGCGAACCGCGCAAGGAACGGCTGGCCAAGCTGGTCTCCTCGGGTTTCCTGGCCATCGCGTACGGCAGCGTCGGCCTGACCTTCGCAGGCTTCGCGGTGGGGCAGCGCAGCGACTCGGGCGACAACACCCGAGACTTCAGCGCCAGCCTGATGGACCACCCTGCGGGGCCCTGGATCCTGGTGGCCCTGGGCCTGACCATCCTGGGCATCGGCATCTACTTCATCGTCAAGGGACTCCGGCGCGGCTTCAAGGAAGAGCTGTTCCATTTCGACGGCACCCGGCGGGGCCGGATCATCGACAGCCTGGGCGTCATAGGCCACGTGGCCAAAGGCATCGCGCTGGACCTTACGGGACTGCTGTTCATCATTGCCGCGGCCAAGCACCGGCCAGAGGAATCCACGGGACTCGACGGCAGCCTCAAGGCCCTGCAGGACCATCCCTTCGGGCCCCCACTGCTGGTGGCGATCGGCGCCGGCTTCATCGCCTACGGGATCTTCGCGCTGATCCGGGCCCGGTTCGGCCGCATGTAG
- a CDS encoding IS481 family transposase, with the protein MSHANALLTPKGRLRLAQCVVEDEWSLRRAAERFQVSVTTAARWAARYRAHGEAGMNDRSSRPVRSPQRTSVRRERRIIAVRVNRRWGPAKIGFLLGIHPSTVHRVLSRFGLARLSWLDRATGRVIRRYEHHSPGELVHVDIKKLGRIPDGGGHRVTGRAGGNRNKTGTAANRRPGYAFLHNAVDDHSRLAYTEILADEKKDTAARFWERANAFFESHGITVKRVLTDNGSCYRSYAFKDALGPAIKHKRTRPYRPQTNGKVERYNRTMLDEWAYARPYRSEAERVAAFADWLHHYNHHRGHTSLKGQPPASRVTNLTGQYI; encoded by the coding sequence ATGTCCCATGCTAACGCGCTCCTCACGCCCAAGGGCAGGCTTCGGCTGGCCCAGTGCGTCGTCGAGGACGAGTGGTCCCTTCGCCGGGCAGCAGAACGGTTCCAAGTTTCGGTGACAACCGCCGCCCGTTGGGCCGCACGCTACCGGGCCCACGGTGAAGCCGGGATGAACGACCGTTCCAGCCGGCCCGTCAGGTCCCCGCAGCGGACCTCCGTGCGGCGGGAACGACGGATCATCGCGGTCAGGGTCAACCGCCGGTGGGGCCCTGCAAAGATTGGTTTTCTGCTGGGCATCCACCCCTCCACGGTGCACCGGGTCCTGTCCAGGTTCGGGCTGGCGCGGTTGTCCTGGCTGGACCGTGCGACGGGCCGGGTGATCCGCCGCTACGAGCACCACAGCCCCGGGGAGCTGGTCCACGTCGACATCAAGAAGCTCGGGCGGATCCCGGACGGCGGCGGACATCGTGTCACAGGGCGAGCCGGGGGCAATAGAAACAAGACCGGCACCGCCGCGAACCGGCGACCGGGCTACGCGTTTTTGCACAACGCCGTTGATGACCACTCCCGGCTCGCCTACACCGAGATCCTGGCCGATGAGAAAAAGGACACCGCCGCCAGGTTCTGGGAACGCGCCAACGCCTTCTTCGAGTCTCACGGGATTACCGTGAAACGGGTACTGACGGACAACGGCTCCTGCTACCGCTCCTACGCCTTCAAAGACGCCCTGGGGCCGGCGATCAAACACAAGCGCACCCGCCCGTACAGGCCCCAGACCAACGGCAAAGTCGAGCGCTACAACCGAACCATGCTCGATGAATGGGCCTACGCCCGTCCTTACCGCTCAGAAGCCGAGCGTGTTGCCGCCTTCGCCGATTGGCTCCATCACTACAATCATCATCGAGGCCACACCTCACTCAAAGGTCAGCCACCAGCCAGCCGCGTCACCAACCTCACAGGTCAATACATCTAG
- a CDS encoding AI-2E family transporter: MAKPTRSTEEQRAGRSQPEPRQDGSSATGPGQSGPPQSAVPAPAPAGGPAPKAATPAANEAKPKAALWSDGLGRVGTRAAQILLILAVVTVSVFALMQIKLLVIPVLIALILAAAIGPFVNMLRRRGVPGGLATGIAFVALLVILAGVSTVIYFSVRNQWGELAAQASSGLDELEKFLLTGPIPIEQEQLNQAREAVVQFATSSQVRSGAVTGLSVVTEFIAGASLMVVILFFFLKDGAKIWNFFLRPFSGQREAKLRRAGRRTLEVLGGYVRGTAIVALVDTVAIGAALLIMQVPLAIPLAIVVFITAFIPLVGATLAGVLAALVALVANGPVVALIVVAVVVAVNQLEGDLLQPIVMGKSLQLHALVILMALTAGTILAGIVGAVLSVPLAAVAWAIIQVWTAEAPNLKDMNPDLPPANTQPV; encoded by the coding sequence ATGGCGAAACCAACACGCTCCACCGAAGAACAGCGCGCCGGCCGGTCACAGCCGGAGCCGCGGCAGGACGGGTCCAGCGCAACCGGACCTGGACAGTCCGGGCCGCCGCAGTCCGCGGTCCCGGCCCCGGCCCCGGCAGGAGGTCCGGCCCCGAAAGCCGCGACCCCCGCCGCCAACGAAGCCAAGCCCAAGGCCGCGCTGTGGTCCGACGGTTTGGGCAGGGTTGGCACCCGGGCAGCGCAGATCCTGCTGATCCTGGCGGTGGTCACCGTATCCGTCTTTGCCCTGATGCAGATCAAGCTCCTGGTGATTCCGGTCCTGATCGCACTGATCCTGGCCGCCGCGATCGGCCCGTTCGTGAACATGCTCCGGCGCCGCGGCGTACCCGGCGGCCTGGCCACCGGCATCGCCTTCGTGGCACTGCTGGTGATCCTGGCCGGCGTGTCCACCGTCATCTACTTCTCGGTCCGGAACCAGTGGGGGGAACTGGCCGCGCAGGCGTCCTCCGGCCTCGACGAACTGGAAAAGTTCCTGCTGACCGGCCCCATCCCCATTGAGCAGGAGCAGCTCAACCAGGCCCGGGAGGCCGTGGTGCAGTTTGCCACCAGCAGCCAGGTCCGCTCCGGCGCCGTTACCGGATTGTCCGTGGTGACCGAATTCATCGCCGGGGCCAGCCTCATGGTGGTCATCCTTTTCTTCTTCCTCAAGGACGGCGCCAAGATCTGGAACTTCTTCCTCCGCCCGTTCTCCGGCCAGCGGGAGGCCAAGCTCCGCCGCGCCGGCCGACGCACCCTGGAAGTCCTGGGCGGCTACGTCCGGGGAACAGCAATTGTGGCCCTGGTGGATACGGTGGCCATCGGCGCCGCACTGCTGATCATGCAGGTCCCGCTGGCCATTCCGCTCGCCATCGTTGTTTTCATCACCGCGTTCATCCCGCTTGTGGGCGCTACGCTCGCCGGCGTCCTCGCAGCCTTGGTGGCACTGGTGGCAAACGGGCCGGTGGTGGCACTGATCGTGGTGGCCGTCGTCGTCGCCGTCAACCAGCTCGAGGGTGACCTCCTGCAGCCAATCGTCATGGGCAAGTCCCTGCAGCTGCACGCCCTGGTGATCCTGATGGCCCTGACCGCCGGCACCATCCTGGCCGGGATCGTGGGCGCCGTGTTGTCCGTGCCCCTGGCCGCCGTGGCCTGGGCCATCATCCAGGTGTGGACTGCCGAAGCCCCGAATCTGAAGGACATGAACCCGGACCTCCCGCCCGCCAATACCCAACCCGTCTAG
- a CDS encoding FadR/GntR family transcriptional regulator: MSLSPSVRPPLAAEVTAKLREMVHSGEWPLNQRIPPEPELISELGVSRGTLREAIKALAHSGMLEVRRGDGTYVRATSEMSGAARRMYQDHTEQHILEVRLGLDTQAARLAARNATDDDVTALRALLASRDQAWKNGDFEAWADADWHFHEGIASASGNPLLHELYASFGAALHHDLLKQQRRPGFNGLPSDGHETLLDAIERRDQEAAVATVNRNLNSCTERLAE; encoded by the coding sequence ATGTCGCTGAGCCCTTCTGTCCGTCCGCCGCTCGCCGCCGAAGTCACGGCAAAGCTGAGGGAAATGGTCCACTCCGGCGAGTGGCCGTTGAACCAGCGCATCCCGCCCGAACCAGAGCTGATATCCGAACTCGGCGTGTCCCGCGGAACCCTCCGCGAAGCAATCAAGGCCCTCGCCCACAGCGGCATGCTCGAAGTGCGGCGCGGGGACGGCACCTACGTGCGCGCCACCAGCGAGATGTCCGGCGCGGCGCGCCGGATGTACCAGGACCACACCGAGCAGCACATCCTGGAGGTCCGGCTGGGCCTGGACACCCAGGCTGCCCGGCTGGCCGCACGGAATGCAACGGACGACGACGTCACGGCCCTGCGGGCTCTCCTCGCCAGCCGGGACCAGGCCTGGAAGAACGGGGACTTCGAGGCCTGGGCGGACGCCGACTGGCACTTCCACGAAGGCATCGCCAGTGCGTCCGGCAACCCCCTGCTGCACGAGCTCTACGCCAGCTTTGGCGCCGCCCTCCACCATGACCTGCTCAAGCAGCAGCGGCGGCCGGGCTTCAACGGGCTGCCCAGTGACGGCCACGAAACATTGCTCGACGCCATTGAACGTCGCGACCAGGAAGCTGCCGTGGCCACCGTCAACCGGAACCTGAACTCGTGCACGGAGCGGCTGGCGGAGTAA
- a CDS encoding MFS transporter yields MPAAPFASAPVSAHAPATSPAPPETATAPARPRSAVVFGVIALVLIGLNLRAGITGASALLHDLQAVLGYGALVAAIIPSIPTLCFAVAGAATSWLSGRLGVEKAILLSLALLAGGLMLRGIPATGMLVAGSVVGMSGLAICNVAMPSFIREHFAARTSLMTAVYTVTMTTGGTLTSVLVVPLAQALGSPSAAVGAVGIAAVAAFLGFVPVAMHAHRHTIRTAAGHVSPWPLLRTRKGQLLTAIFTLQALLAYALLSWFPYMLTTLGMGASDSGLMFGLMQLVSVPAGMVLIALGARPGMLRPAFYLVSITMAAGIAALLVLPVGLAAVPAVLLGFGLGIFPLVMVMISRSGTSTAETTALSTLAQSSGYLLATAGPFGMGLLHSATGGWSLPLVLLLALALAQIVVSHLLTGRAMSGKATASGPAAGPVAGDPAAPEGK; encoded by the coding sequence ATGCCCGCCGCTCCCTTCGCCTCCGCACCCGTCAGCGCCCACGCGCCCGCCACCTCGCCAGCTCCCCCGGAAACTGCAACGGCTCCTGCCAGGCCGCGCTCCGCCGTCGTGTTCGGCGTCATTGCGCTGGTGCTGATCGGGCTGAACCTCCGCGCCGGCATCACCGGGGCATCCGCGCTGCTGCATGACCTGCAGGCGGTGCTGGGCTACGGCGCGCTCGTGGCGGCCATCATCCCGTCCATCCCCACCCTCTGTTTCGCCGTCGCCGGAGCCGCAACGTCCTGGCTGAGCGGCAGGCTGGGGGTGGAGAAGGCAATCCTGCTGTCGCTGGCGCTGCTGGCAGGCGGGCTGATGCTGCGCGGCATCCCTGCAACCGGCATGCTGGTGGCAGGCAGCGTGGTGGGCATGTCGGGGCTGGCCATCTGCAACGTGGCCATGCCGTCCTTCATCCGCGAGCACTTCGCCGCCCGCACCTCCCTCATGACCGCCGTCTACACGGTGACCATGACCACCGGCGGCACCCTCACTTCGGTCCTGGTGGTTCCGCTGGCACAAGCCCTGGGCTCCCCGTCCGCCGCGGTGGGCGCCGTGGGCATCGCCGCCGTCGCCGCCTTCCTGGGTTTCGTACCCGTGGCCATGCACGCCCACCGCCACACCATCCGGACCGCCGCCGGCCACGTTTCCCCCTGGCCGCTGCTCCGGACCCGCAAAGGCCAGCTCCTCACCGCAATCTTCACCCTGCAAGCCCTGCTGGCGTACGCCCTGCTGAGCTGGTTCCCGTACATGCTGACCACCCTGGGCATGGGCGCGTCCGACAGCGGCCTGATGTTCGGGCTGATGCAGCTGGTGTCCGTCCCGGCAGGCATGGTGCTGATAGCCCTCGGTGCACGTCCGGGCATGCTGCGTCCGGCCTTCTACCTGGTGAGCATCACCATGGCCGCCGGGATCGCAGCCCTGCTGGTCCTCCCCGTGGGGCTGGCGGCCGTTCCCGCTGTGCTGCTGGGCTTTGGCTTGGGCATCTTCCCGCTGGTGATGGTGATGATCAGCCGCAGCGGAACCAGCACCGCCGAAACCACTGCCCTGTCCACCCTTGCCCAGTCCTCGGGTTACCTGCTGGCCACCGCAGGCCCATTCGGCATGGGCCTGCTGCACAGCGCCACCGGAGGCTGGTCCCTGCCGCTGGTGCTGCTGCTGGCCCTGGCCCTGGCCCAAATCGTGGTGTCCCACCTGCTCACGGGCAGGGCAATGTCCGGAAAGGCCACCGCGTCCGGGCCCGCTGCGGGTCCCGTTGCCGGGGATCCCGCCGCTCCGGAAGGAAAATAG
- a CDS encoding CYTH and CHAD domain-containing protein, translating to MEASRGLEIEKKYDVNASAQVPALEQAPGVARVGKAHTDLLEAVYFDTPRHGLAGRRITLRRRTGGKDAGWHLKLPPQAAGPGEGPQQRTELHAPLGRPDVVPDSLLTHLHAYLRGTVPAPVVRLETRRTTYPLYGDDGVHLADLADDHVTAVRLEDGADAPRQEWREWELELVHGDPGLFAPVEELLSAVGARPAGHASKLARALGADTKAGKRAAAGGGPADAAGSESTPALLAGKRAPAAAVVTVYVGAQIDRILAGDAAVRGEEPDAVHAMRSATRRIRSILAAYSRLYRASPVRKLRSELKWLGQLLGRPRDAEVLRERLREQLGGLPPGDGIAGATAGVEQRTGGDYDAGYRLLQEALGSARYFRLLDKLEDFRDNPPVRAEAVAPGRRAAAKAVDKAAKRLRRSHKAVKRARRGREEELALHRVRKDAKRLRHVAESAALVHGKRAGKVAKAAHRQQKILGLFQDAVVARDLLETIAADYSDPATAAVYADLLNRQEEQMLAARARYRKAWKKSRDLLGHGVI from the coding sequence GTGGAGGCTTCCCGGGGACTCGAGATCGAGAAGAAGTACGACGTCAATGCCAGCGCCCAGGTGCCGGCCCTGGAGCAGGCTCCCGGGGTGGCACGTGTGGGCAAGGCACACACGGACCTCCTGGAGGCGGTGTACTTCGACACTCCCCGGCATGGCCTGGCCGGCCGCCGCATCACGCTGCGCCGCCGCACCGGAGGCAAGGACGCCGGGTGGCACCTGAAGCTGCCGCCGCAGGCAGCTGGACCGGGGGAAGGCCCCCAGCAGCGGACGGAGCTGCACGCACCCCTTGGCCGGCCCGACGTCGTCCCTGACAGCCTGCTCACCCACCTTCATGCCTATCTACGGGGTACTGTCCCGGCACCGGTGGTCCGCCTGGAAACCCGCCGCACCACCTACCCTCTCTATGGGGACGACGGCGTGCACCTCGCCGACCTTGCCGACGACCACGTGACGGCCGTGCGGCTGGAGGACGGGGCGGACGCGCCCCGCCAGGAATGGCGCGAATGGGAGCTGGAACTGGTCCACGGGGATCCGGGACTCTTCGCTCCCGTGGAGGAACTGCTCTCCGCAGTCGGCGCACGGCCGGCAGGCCACGCCTCCAAGCTGGCCCGTGCCCTGGGCGCCGACACGAAGGCGGGGAAGCGGGCCGCCGCCGGCGGGGGCCCCGCCGATGCTGCCGGCTCCGAAAGCACCCCCGCCCTCCTGGCCGGAAAGCGGGCGCCGGCCGCCGCCGTCGTCACCGTCTACGTGGGCGCCCAGATTGACCGGATCCTTGCCGGCGACGCCGCTGTCCGGGGCGAGGAACCAGACGCGGTGCACGCCATGCGTTCGGCCACCCGGCGGATCCGCTCCATCCTGGCCGCCTACTCCCGGCTCTACCGTGCCTCACCGGTGCGCAAGCTCCGAAGCGAGCTGAAATGGCTGGGCCAGCTGCTCGGCCGGCCGCGCGACGCCGAGGTCCTGCGGGAACGGCTCCGCGAACAGCTGGGCGGACTGCCGCCGGGAGACGGCATTGCCGGTGCCACGGCAGGCGTTGAGCAGCGTACCGGCGGGGATTACGACGCCGGCTACCGGCTCCTGCAGGAAGCCCTGGGATCGGCCCGCTACTTCCGGCTCCTGGACAAGCTCGAGGATTTCCGGGACAACCCGCCGGTGCGGGCCGAAGCTGTGGCTCCCGGGCGGCGGGCAGCCGCGAAGGCGGTGGACAAGGCCGCCAAACGGCTGCGCCGTTCGCACAAGGCGGTCAAGCGGGCCCGCCGCGGCAGGGAGGAAGAGCTTGCCCTCCACCGCGTGCGCAAGGACGCCAAGCGGCTGCGCCACGTGGCTGAATCTGCGGCGCTGGTGCACGGCAAACGTGCGGGCAAGGTGGCAAAGGCCGCCCACCGGCAGCAGAAGATCCTTGGCCTGTTCCAGGATGCCGTGGTGGCCCGTGACCTGCTGGAAACCATCGCCGCTGACTACAGCGATCCGGCAACCGCGGCGGTCTACGCGGACCTGCTGAACCGGCAGGAAGAACAGATGCTGGCGGCCCGCGCCCGGTACAGGAAGGCCTGGAAGAAGTCACGAGACCTGCTGGGCCACGGCGTGATCTGA
- a CDS encoding PucR family transcriptional regulator, translated as MAISLAALVGVTSLKLSKAGVAETTWNQDINWVAVTELEDPQRFLNGGELVLTTGLRLRSAPEQRRFVRQVQRAGAVGIGFGVGLSHEAVPPALLAEANRWGLPVVEVPYETPFIAITKLVADTQSADHYAKLERLIAGHQVLARALLTGGGLAELLKNLGGMLRTDVALTQFTAQLYNSSSSTHPSADTWSSFPVPTGRRDACTLWVRQPFEDTGIIGYAQNLISVELNNMVKQRQAQRALCGQVLEDVIHGALETSEAQRRLAGVGVNSTRKNVVVLAVSAAHGKALGSTSVPQELEKAVAAVVGKDLVLVVNDDGGTAPALARKLSDHLAEAGIHATIGIGGAYTKPNGLRWSYFEAREAASHGLPVNEPERLSLTSLLLASEDVPLADMAHESLNPLRSFDAAHGSELMATLESYLNNNGSVAAVAEELTLHRNTVRYRLAQITELTGYDPAITADRVQLWLALAVARLSARQGK; from the coding sequence ATGGCCATTTCCCTTGCCGCCCTGGTGGGCGTCACGTCCCTGAAGCTGTCCAAGGCGGGCGTGGCGGAGACCACCTGGAACCAGGACATCAACTGGGTGGCGGTGACCGAACTGGAGGATCCGCAGCGGTTCCTCAATGGCGGGGAACTGGTGCTCACCACGGGACTGCGTCTGAGGTCCGCGCCTGAGCAGCGCCGTTTTGTCCGCCAGGTGCAGCGCGCCGGCGCGGTGGGCATCGGGTTCGGCGTGGGCCTGTCGCATGAGGCAGTGCCGCCGGCCCTGCTGGCGGAGGCCAACCGGTGGGGCCTTCCAGTGGTGGAAGTGCCGTACGAGACCCCGTTCATCGCCATCACCAAGCTGGTGGCGGATACCCAGTCTGCCGACCACTACGCCAAGCTGGAACGGCTCATAGCGGGGCACCAGGTGCTGGCCCGGGCGCTGCTGACCGGCGGCGGGCTCGCGGAGCTGTTGAAGAACCTGGGCGGCATGCTGCGCACGGACGTTGCGCTCACCCAGTTCACCGCGCAGCTCTACAACAGCAGCAGCAGCACGCACCCGTCGGCGGATACCTGGTCCAGCTTTCCAGTGCCCACGGGCCGGCGCGATGCCTGCACCCTGTGGGTGCGCCAGCCCTTCGAGGACACCGGCATCATCGGCTACGCGCAGAACCTGATCAGCGTGGAGCTGAACAACATGGTCAAGCAGCGGCAGGCCCAGCGCGCCCTGTGCGGCCAGGTGCTGGAGGACGTGATCCACGGGGCGCTGGAGACCAGCGAGGCGCAGCGCAGGCTGGCCGGCGTGGGCGTGAACAGCACCCGCAAGAACGTGGTGGTGCTGGCCGTATCGGCCGCCCACGGGAAGGCTTTGGGGAGCACCTCAGTGCCGCAGGAACTGGAGAAGGCGGTGGCCGCCGTCGTGGGCAAGGACCTGGTGCTGGTGGTCAATGACGACGGCGGGACGGCACCTGCGCTGGCCCGGAAGCTCAGCGACCACCTCGCCGAAGCCGGGATCCATGCCACGATCGGCATCGGCGGGGCGTATACCAAGCCCAACGGGCTCCGCTGGAGCTACTTCGAGGCCCGGGAGGCCGCGAGCCACGGCCTGCCGGTCAACGAACCTGAGCGGCTGAGCCTGACGTCGCTGCTGCTGGCCAGCGAGGATGTGCCGCTCGCGGATATGGCGCACGAGTCGCTGAACCCTTTGCGGTCCTTCGACGCCGCGCACGGGTCGGAGCTGATGGCCACGTTGGAGAGTTACCTGAACAACAACGGTTCGGTGGCTGCGGTGGCGGAGGAACTCACGCTGCACCGCAACACGGTCCGTTACCGGCTGGCCCAGATCACCGAGCTCACCGGCTACGACCCCGCGATCACCGCGGACAGGGTGCAGCTGTGGCTCGCCCTGGCGGTGGCCCGGTTGTCGGCACGGCAGGGCAAGTAG